In Pollutimonas sp. M17, a single genomic region encodes these proteins:
- the dctP gene encoding TRAP transporter substrate-binding protein DctP, whose translation MKSLYRIAVGAAILAAAGTAAAQTTLRASHQFPGGQGDPRDEMVQIIAREVEAANVGLKIQVFPSSSLYKATEQWGAITRGQLDMSAFPLDYASGRVPQFSATLMPGLVRNYDHAQRLNKSDFMKDIKALVEKSGAVVIADAWLAGGFASKKQCITSPDTIKGQVIRAAGPAFEQMLAAAGASISSMPSSEIYTAMQTGVLDATNTSNDSFVSYRIYEQVKCLTAPGENALWFMYEPVIMSKKVFDRLKPEQQKAIMSAAKKAEDYFTGEARKGEKKMIDTFTNAGVKVVSMSKEDFDAWMKVAQASSYKQFAEKVKGGDELLKKALAVQ comes from the coding sequence ATGAAGAGCCTATATCGCATCGCGGTGGGAGCCGCAATCCTGGCCGCTGCCGGCACGGCGGCGGCCCAGACCACCCTGAGGGCATCCCATCAGTTTCCAGGCGGGCAGGGAGATCCCCGGGACGAGATGGTGCAGATCATCGCTCGCGAGGTCGAGGCCGCCAACGTGGGGCTGAAGATCCAGGTGTTTCCGTCCTCGTCCTTGTACAAGGCCACAGAGCAGTGGGGCGCGATTACGCGCGGCCAATTGGATATGTCGGCGTTTCCCCTGGACTACGCCTCGGGCCGCGTCCCGCAGTTTTCAGCCACGCTCATGCCCGGGCTGGTGCGCAACTACGACCATGCGCAGCGTTTGAACAAGTCCGATTTCATGAAGGACATCAAGGCGCTGGTAGAGAAAAGCGGTGCGGTGGTAATTGCCGATGCGTGGCTCGCGGGCGGCTTTGCCTCCAAGAAGCAATGCATCACCAGCCCCGATACCATCAAAGGACAGGTAATACGCGCCGCCGGTCCCGCGTTCGAGCAAATGCTGGCGGCGGCGGGCGCGTCTATTTCATCCATGCCGTCCTCCGAGATCTATACGGCCATGCAAACCGGTGTCCTGGATGCGACCAATACCTCCAACGACAGCTTCGTGTCCTACCGCATCTACGAACAGGTCAAATGCCTGACCGCTCCGGGCGAAAATGCGCTTTGGTTCATGTATGAACCCGTGATCATGTCGAAGAAAGTATTCGACAGACTGAAGCCCGAGCAGCAAAAGGCGATCATGTCCGCGGCCAAGAAAGCCGAAGATTACTTTACCGGCGAGGCGCGCAAAGGCGAGAAGAAAATGATCGATACCTTCACCAATGCTGGCGTCAAGGTCGTCAGCATGAGCAAGGAGGATTTCGATGCCTGGATGAAGGTGGCCCAGGCTTCGTCTTACAAGCAGTTTGCCGAGAAGGTGAAAGGCGGCGATGAGTTATTGAAAAAGGCGCTGGCGGTCCAGTGA
- a CDS encoding Bug family tripartite tricarboxylate transporter substrate binding protein, whose product MKKRFVLAATVALSALAVSGAAQAAWPDRSITIIVPFPAGGGTDTFARPLAHQLGQQLKQSVVVDNKGGAGGTLGAGVAARAPADGYTFFMGGAHHAVAPSIYKKLNYDIQKDFVPVALLAQPPQIIVVNPTKLPVKSVKELLEKAKANPGQINFGSAGVGSTHHLAGELFALKNGIELTHVPYQGAGPMLTGLITGQVDVAFDGLGSSASHIRAGSIRPLAVAAAQRSPSFPDVPTAAEAGVPDYEVSTWYAMWAPAGTPADIVKKMSEELVKALNAPKVKELWNSNGSATPNMTGEAFGKFVDSEIVRWGDVAKQAKVQPQ is encoded by the coding sequence ATGAAGAAGCGTTTTGTTCTGGCTGCCACCGTGGCCCTGTCCGCATTGGCAGTGTCCGGCGCCGCCCAGGCTGCATGGCCCGACCGATCCATCACCATCATCGTTCCGTTCCCCGCCGGCGGCGGCACCGACACCTTCGCCCGGCCTTTGGCCCATCAGCTTGGCCAGCAGCTGAAGCAAAGCGTGGTGGTCGACAACAAGGGCGGCGCGGGCGGCACGCTGGGTGCCGGCGTGGCTGCGCGCGCACCGGCCGACGGCTATACCTTCTTCATGGGCGGGGCGCACCATGCCGTGGCGCCGTCCATCTACAAGAAGCTGAACTACGACATCCAGAAGGATTTCGTGCCCGTTGCTCTGCTGGCCCAGCCGCCCCAGATCATCGTGGTGAATCCCACCAAGCTTCCCGTCAAAAGCGTGAAGGAGCTGCTTGAGAAGGCCAAGGCCAATCCCGGCCAGATCAACTTCGGTTCGGCCGGCGTGGGAAGCACCCACCATCTGGCGGGTGAATTGTTCGCGCTGAAAAACGGCATCGAACTGACGCACGTCCCCTACCAGGGCGCGGGCCCCATGCTGACCGGCCTCATCACGGGCCAGGTCGATGTGGCGTTCGACGGGCTGGGATCGTCGGCATCGCATATCCGCGCGGGTTCCATACGTCCCCTGGCGGTGGCGGCGGCCCAGCGCTCGCCGTCCTTCCCCGACGTTCCGACGGCGGCCGAAGCCGGAGTGCCCGACTATGAAGTGTCCACATGGTATGCCATGTGGGCGCCGGCGGGCACGCCTGCGGACATCGTCAAGAAGATGTCCGAAGAACTGGTCAAGGCGCTGAATGCTCCCAAGGTGAAAGAGCTTTGGAACAGCAACGGCTCGGCCACGCCCAACATGACGGGCGAGGCTTTCGGCAAGTTCGTCGACAGCGAGATCGTTCGCTGGGGCGATGTGGCCAAGCAGGCAAAGGTCCAGCCTCAGTAA
- a CDS encoding ferritin-like domain-containing protein translates to MKDNLLDWLRDAHAMEEQAEKMLTTTAERLENYPELRRRIEQHIEETRRQAQSVRGCIERLGGDTSAIKDATAKMMAMAQGMSGMFVSDEVVKASLASYTFEHMEIASYRALIAAAEACGDMETRRVCEQILVEEEAMANWLADHLSKTVQEFLVRDETAGTTAKH, encoded by the coding sequence ATGAAAGACAATTTGCTGGACTGGCTGCGCGACGCTCACGCAATGGAAGAGCAAGCCGAGAAAATGCTGACCACGACGGCCGAGCGGCTGGAGAACTATCCCGAACTTCGACGCCGCATCGAACAGCATATCGAGGAGACCCGGCGCCAGGCGCAATCGGTGCGGGGATGCATTGAACGCCTTGGCGGCGACACCTCGGCAATCAAGGACGCCACAGCCAAGATGATGGCCATGGCCCAGGGAATGAGCGGCATGTTTGTTTCGGACGAGGTCGTCAAGGCCAGCCTGGCAAGCTATACCTTCGAGCATATGGAGATCGCCAGCTACCGGGCCCTGATCGCCGCCGCGGAGGCCTGCGGCGACATGGAAACCAGGCGGGTTTGCGAGCAAATCCTGGTGGAGGAAGAAGCGATGGCGAACTGGCTGGCCGACCACCTGTCGAAGACGGTGCAGGAGTTCCTGGTCCGCGACGAAACCGCCGGCACAACGGCAAAGCATTGA
- a CDS encoding FUSC family protein, with the protein MKAPALKWIRKHLQTDEVRIPIQTASAVFLAYFATSFFMEVEDVSWGVFSALFVVQASIGGTIGAALGRIAGAALGAVIAVALVMLLGTEGWDTLIALLAGVGIMSFLAAKWPVLAYGLVTVAIIAVAPDFYIVEGALKKVLAIAIGSSCGMVAAFAVFPVLARRTEQEHLATALRNCGDYVLECTTCLVRDKRDKDRKAQNAIQRSIEQARLMAREARIEEKTPAMGLSPFSQALLPEIERFAYTLTLVDRFSDKPISDMRDDDKKALLELAGTVRNCLEEIADAVEAGKPCQEIDDVEKVYRAFEEQVDASIKHGGFPVEDEEHMVSIKSAYGSVLSNLAELARQARGRPHPAGPGQPQKP; encoded by the coding sequence ATGAAGGCGCCCGCACTGAAGTGGATACGCAAGCACCTCCAGACCGATGAGGTCCGAATACCCATACAGACGGCCTCCGCGGTATTCCTGGCGTATTTCGCCACCAGCTTCTTCATGGAGGTCGAGGATGTGTCGTGGGGGGTGTTTTCGGCGCTGTTCGTCGTTCAGGCCAGCATAGGCGGGACCATAGGCGCCGCATTGGGCCGCATCGCGGGCGCCGCCCTTGGCGCGGTCATTGCCGTTGCGCTGGTCATGCTGCTGGGAACCGAAGGCTGGGATACCCTCATCGCCCTGCTGGCCGGCGTCGGCATCATGAGCTTCCTGGCCGCGAAATGGCCGGTGCTGGCCTACGGGCTGGTCACCGTCGCCATTATCGCCGTGGCGCCCGACTTTTATATCGTGGAAGGCGCGCTGAAAAAGGTGCTGGCCATCGCCATCGGTTCCAGCTGCGGAATGGTGGCCGCCTTTGCCGTATTCCCCGTTCTTGCCAGGCGCACCGAGCAGGAGCATCTGGCCACGGCCCTGCGCAACTGTGGCGATTACGTGCTGGAATGCACGACATGTCTGGTCAGGGACAAGCGGGACAAGGACAGGAAGGCCCAGAACGCCATACAGCGATCCATCGAGCAGGCCCGCCTCATGGCGCGCGAGGCCCGCATAGAAGAAAAGACTCCCGCCATGGGCCTCAGTCCGTTTTCCCAGGCATTGCTTCCCGAAATCGAGCGTTTCGCCTATACCCTTACCCTGGTGGATCGTTTCAGCGACAAGCCGATTTCGGACATGCGCGACGACGACAAGAAAGCGCTCCTTGAGCTCGCCGGCACGGTCAGGAACTGCCTGGAGGAAATCGCCGACGCGGTCGAAGCCGGGAAACCGTGCCAGGAGATTGACGACGTGGAAAAGGTTTACCGGGCATTTGAAGAACAAGTGGACGCGTCCATCAAGCATGGCGGCTTTCCCGTCGAAGACGAAGAGCATATGGTTTCGATAAAAAGCGCGTATGGTTCCGTCCTGTCCAATCTGGCGGAACTGGCCCGTCAGGCGCGGGGGCGCCCGCATCCCGCCGGGCCCGGCCAGCCACAAAAACCATGA
- a CDS encoding phospholipase D-like domain-containing protein, with protein MASLEYVVSEYWPHLAFLLSLAVGGTAAVHAAMTKNDVRAAIGWVGVILMSPLVGPFFYLIAGINRIRRDHITDQRNKSLKDYAAIPEPPVADVGALFGEQFTSLHVLGDRVSHFPLRDGNHIQMLVGGDQTYPEMIATIDQATRSIALQTYIFDNDSEGRKIVQALARAHERGVQVRVLIDAVGSKYSRPPIIRLLRKLGIPSALFMTNPLGMRMPYANLRSHRKILVIDGRCAFTGGMNIREGFVTAVAGGNTASDTHFRVEGPVVLQLISVFAHDWEFTTKESLPYETWCCTAWDPPQPTMPARCIRSGPDRYIVGTHNMLLGAFAVAQKHIRIQSPYFLPDQILLGAINTAARRGITVDIVIPGRNNLRLVNYAMTAQLDQVIRNGCRVWRAHGNFNHSKLITIDGAWSYVGSSNMDPRSLRLNFELDMEVYSQDLASRIEGLIDSEIQNSEAVTLQGLAAIPFRKRLRNRVIWLASPYL; from the coding sequence ATGGCTTCGTTGGAATATGTGGTTTCGGAATACTGGCCGCATCTGGCGTTTCTACTGAGTCTGGCCGTCGGCGGAACCGCCGCCGTCCATGCCGCCATGACCAAGAACGATGTTCGCGCCGCCATAGGCTGGGTGGGCGTCATCCTGATGTCGCCCCTGGTGGGCCCCTTCTTTTATCTGATTGCCGGCATCAACCGGATACGCCGCGATCACATCACCGACCAGCGCAATAAAAGCCTGAAGGATTACGCGGCCATCCCCGAGCCGCCTGTTGCCGACGTCGGCGCCCTCTTCGGCGAGCAGTTCACATCGCTGCATGTGCTGGGGGACCGCGTCAGCCATTTTCCCTTGCGCGATGGCAACCATATACAGATGCTGGTCGGCGGCGACCAGACCTACCCCGAAATGATAGCCACCATCGACCAGGCCACCCGGTCCATTGCCCTGCAAACCTATATTTTCGATAACGACAGCGAAGGGCGGAAAATCGTCCAGGCGCTTGCGCGCGCCCATGAACGCGGGGTCCAGGTGCGCGTCCTGATCGATGCTGTCGGGTCGAAGTATTCCCGCCCGCCCATCATCAGGCTGTTGCGCAAGCTTGGCATCCCCTCGGCCTTGTTCATGACCAATCCCCTTGGGATGCGCATGCCCTACGCCAACCTGCGCAGCCACCGCAAGATACTCGTCATAGACGGACGCTGCGCCTTTACGGGAGGCATGAATATACGCGAAGGGTTCGTTACCGCCGTGGCGGGCGGCAACACGGCAAGCGATACCCACTTCCGCGTGGAAGGCCCGGTGGTCCTGCAATTGATCTCGGTCTTTGCGCACGACTGGGAATTCACGACCAAGGAAAGCCTGCCTTATGAAACCTGGTGCTGCACGGCCTGGGATCCGCCCCAGCCGACCATGCCCGCGCGCTGCATACGCTCGGGTCCCGATCGCTATATCGTTGGAACGCACAACATGCTGCTGGGCGCCTTTGCCGTGGCCCAGAAGCACATACGCATACAGTCGCCCTACTTCCTGCCCGACCAGATACTCCTGGGCGCCATCAACACGGCGGCCCGGCGAGGCATCACGGTGGACATCGTCATCCCGGGACGCAACAACCTGCGCCTGGTGAACTACGCCATGACCGCCCAGCTGGACCAGGTGATACGCAATGGCTGCCGGGTATGGCGCGCCCATGGGAATTTCAACCATTCCAAGCTGATCACCATAGACGGAGCCTGGTCCTACGTGGGTTCGTCCAATATGGATCCGCGCAGCTTGCGGTTGAATTTCGAGCTTGACATGGAAGTCTACAGCCAAGATCTGGCAAGCCGGATCGAAGGGCTTATCGACAGTGAAATACAGAATTCCGAAGCGGTCACACTGCAAGGGCTGGCCGCCATTCCCTTTCGCAAGCGTCTGCGCAACAGGGTGATATGGCTGGCCAGCCCTTATTTGTGA
- a CDS encoding TRAP transporter large permease, whose amino-acid sequence MSPTQAGIALVVGLCLLLGTGMPIAFALGLAAIAGLFLDMGPDVIYVIAETMFAGIANLAYVAIPMFVLMGAIVAGTPAGGDLYKSLDRWLYKVPGGLVLSNIGACAIFSGMTGSSPATCAAIGKMGIPEMLKRGYPSSVATGSIAAGGTLGILIPPSVTMIVYGISTQTSIGRLFLAGVLPGLMLTAMFMVWALIDARRKGFRFQSVALHYTLKEKLATLPRVLPLLLIILGMLFVLYGGVATPSEAAGAGAMLTLLVVIVVYRLFKIRPFVGIFGSAMRESVMIMMIMASAELFAFALSSLYITQSLAAAIAELQINRWALMGLINLFLLVSGMFLPPVAIIVMSAPLLFPIITQAGFDPYWFAVVLTINMEIGLITPPVGLNLFVLNSIAPDVPTREILWGALPYVLVMLLAIVVLCLFPQIVTSLPEYVMGPAV is encoded by the coding sequence ATGAGCCCGACCCAGGCGGGGATTGCGCTGGTCGTGGGGCTGTGCCTGTTGCTGGGCACCGGCATGCCGATCGCGTTTGCGCTGGGTCTGGCGGCCATCGCCGGCCTGTTTCTGGATATGGGGCCGGACGTCATCTATGTGATTGCCGAAACGATGTTTGCGGGCATTGCCAATCTGGCTTACGTTGCCATACCCATGTTTGTGTTGATGGGCGCGATCGTGGCCGGAACGCCGGCGGGGGGCGATTTATACAAGTCGCTGGATCGCTGGCTGTACAAGGTGCCGGGCGGGCTGGTGCTGTCGAATATCGGCGCCTGCGCTATTTTTTCGGGCATGACGGGGTCCAGTCCCGCAACTTGCGCGGCCATCGGCAAGATGGGCATACCCGAGATGCTCAAGCGCGGCTACCCCAGTTCGGTGGCTACGGGCTCCATCGCGGCGGGCGGCACCCTGGGCATATTGATACCGCCTTCGGTCACCATGATCGTGTATGGGATATCGACGCAGACCTCTATCGGGCGGCTGTTCCTGGCAGGCGTCCTCCCAGGCCTGATGCTGACCGCCATGTTCATGGTCTGGGCATTGATCGATGCCCGCAGGAAGGGATTCCGTTTCCAGTCCGTGGCGCTGCACTATACCTTGAAGGAGAAGCTGGCGACCCTGCCGCGCGTACTGCCGCTGCTGCTGATCATCCTGGGCATGCTGTTCGTGCTGTATGGCGGGGTGGCGACCCCGTCGGAGGCGGCCGGCGCGGGCGCCATGCTGACCCTGCTGGTGGTCATCGTGGTGTATCGCCTGTTCAAGATCAGGCCGTTCGTGGGCATCTTCGGCTCCGCCATGCGCGAAAGCGTCATGATCATGATGATCATGGCCTCGGCTGAGCTGTTCGCGTTCGCCTTGTCCTCGCTTTACATTACGCAGTCATTGGCCGCCGCGATCGCCGAATTGCAGATCAATCGATGGGCGCTGATGGGCCTGATCAATCTGTTTCTGCTGGTATCGGGAATGTTCCTGCCGCCGGTTGCGATTATCGTCATGTCGGCGCCACTGCTTTTCCCCATTATCACCCAGGCCGGTTTTGATCCGTACTGGTTCGCCGTGGTGCTGACCATCAATATGGAGATAGGCCTCATTACCCCGCCGGTGGGCTTGAACCTCTTTGTGCTGAATTCCATTGCGCCCGACGTCCCGACCCGGGAGATTCTTTGGGGGGCGTTGCCCTACGTGCTGGTGATGCTGCTGGCCATCGTCGTGTTGTGCCTGTTTCCCCAGATCGTCACATCGCTGCCCGAGTACGTGATGGGTCCGGCTGTTTAG
- a CDS encoding TRAP transporter small permease subunit, with the protein MTGRFIRFVETLSRLCGLLSGLLLIFSMLVVCEMIFLRYIFRAATIWQTEAVVFSATAAIFLGAPYVLQTKGHVGVDFIQLVVKPRTRLAMDRAGAIFGILFCLVMAVATGIHLYEALEGGWTTPSVAAVPLWMPLSPMLAGFVLLSLQYIAEIVKLSGEPS; encoded by the coding sequence ATGACTGGACGATTTATCCGTTTCGTTGAAACCCTGTCGCGCCTATGCGGATTGCTGTCAGGCTTGCTGCTGATTTTTTCCATGCTTGTGGTGTGCGAAATGATCTTCCTGCGCTATATCTTCCGCGCCGCCACGATCTGGCAAACCGAAGCGGTGGTGTTCAGCGCGACCGCGGCGATCTTCCTCGGAGCCCCCTATGTCTTGCAGACCAAGGGGCATGTCGGCGTCGATTTCATACAGCTGGTAGTCAAGCCGCGCACCCGCCTGGCCATGGACCGCGCGGGGGCGATTTTCGGTATCCTGTTCTGCCTGGTCATGGCGGTTGCCACGGGCATCCACCTGTATGAAGCGCTGGAGGGCGGATGGACCACGCCCAGCGTTGCGGCTGTTCCATTGTGGATGCCGCTTTCGCCCATGCTGGCCGGCTTCGTCCTGCTCAGCCTGCAATACATTGCCGAGATCGTCAAACTGTCCGGAGAGCCATCATGA